A stretch of the Panicum virgatum strain AP13 chromosome 9N, P.virgatum_v5, whole genome shotgun sequence genome encodes the following:
- the LOC120687503 gene encoding probable histidine kinase 5 isoform X1, producing the protein MAPNGAGECGGGCRRGKAAHAGAGAMAGFVVCFLVVWAIGGCGRSSSGRVADEEGMLGQFNLSKSQLQALVSILSSEERECMEKSGLIHDGNQVNSISSIPNTLCIQDKISDGKQNWLKDAILQQFCTVKDKYGVNSHAPAVLEDKFLQNVIQEDISSTTQGHPHECDLYAGINGVNVVHNIMSSSKHTVMLCLSALFGSIVISIVKTIHKRRIQSNKLCADEKVLQIPSAEISRKWSKRALLIGVLLGLCSSICIFSCMYADVVARGIENLSNMCDERARMLQDQFNVSMNHVHALAILVSTFHHGKNQSAIDQKTFEDFTARTTFERPLMSGVAYALKVLHSEREQFEQQHGWKIKKMEAGDQSLVHDYNPEKLEPSPVQDEYAPVIFSQETVKHIISVDMMSGKEDHDNILRSRATGKGALTSPFKLLKSNHLGVVLTFTVYKYDLPPNATPEERIHATMGYLGASFDVPSLVDKLLEQLASKQKIVVKLYDTTNHTSPIKMYGSDFSSSGDLQHISNIDFGDPTRKHEMHCRFKHEPPLPWSAITISTAVAIIVLLVGHIIYATLNSLETAEHDYRVMRELKGQAEAADVAKSQFLATVSHEIRTPMNGVLGMLQMLMDTELDTTQQDFVITAQESGKALINLINEVLDLAKIESGRIELEAVPFDIRDILDNVVSLFYEKSQVKGIELAVLVSDQVPDVLIGDPWRFRQIITNLVGNSMKFTERGHIFVQVHLVEEVKRAGNIFYDVSAQNREVLDDHDNMIWNTLSGLEVADSWKSFDNFRMFKHSSGETDRINLVVRVEDTGIGITKDAQLRIFTPFMQADSSTSRTYGGTGIGLSITKRLVELMGGEIGFTSKSGVGSTFSFTAIFNENRKSPGDIKRYYFEPTPSGFQGMRALIIDGRNARANITVYHLQRLGIQCNLVATSESAFSMLLEACTSSKSNPNMVLVDTEAWGNGSGFAFCRHLVDLQLKGSHKSSQPVPKIFLLGNSISPAESDYLRLTGCGDCIRKPLRLSTIAACLRKTLGIGVTRPHSRDQSLVLRSVLTGKQILVVDDNAVNRKVAAGSLKKYGAVVTCVDSGNDAIDMLKPPHTFDACFMDVQMPEMDGFEATRLIRSIEKKINDMIQMGEVSADNYGNKAHYWHVPILAMTADVIQATFEKCMECGMDGYVSKPFDEQQLYSAVAHFLETDTTDPTP; encoded by the exons AGAGAATGTATGGAAAAATCTGGATTGATCCATGATGGGAATCAAGTCAATAGCATATCTAGTATCCCAAATACTCTTTGTATTCAAGATAAGATATCTGATGGAAAGCAGAATTGGTTGAAGGATGCCATTCTTCAACAATTCTGCACAGTTAAAGATAAATATGGGGTCAATAGTCATGCACCTGCGGTATTGGAAGATAAGTTCTTGCAAAATGTCATACAAGAAGACATTAGTTCTACCACACAAGGCCAT CCACATGAATGTGACCTATATGCTGGAATCAATGGCGTGAATGTGGTCCATAATATAATGTCAAGTTCCAAGCACACAGTGATGCTCTGTCTGTCTGCTTTATTTGGGAGCATTGTAATTTCAATTGTTAAAACTATTCACAAAAGAAGGATTCAATCAAACAAGCTGTGTGCGGATGAGAAAGTTCTCCAGATACCAAGTGCTGAAATAAGTCGGAAGTGGTCCAAGAGAGCTCTGCTTATTGGTGTCTTGCTTGGGCTTTGTAGCTCTATATGCATATTTTCATGCATGTATGCAGATGTTGTTGCTAGGGGAATTGAGAATCTTTCTAACATGTGCGATGAGAGAGCAAGGATGCTACAGGATCAGTTTAATGTAAGCATGAACCATGTGCATGCTTTGGCTATATTAGTCTCAACGTTTCACCATGGGAAGAATCAGTCTGCTATCGATCAG AAAACATTTGAGGACTTCACAGCAAGGACAACTTTTGAAAGGCCATTGATGAGTGGTGTGGCCTATGCACTGAAGGTATTACACAGTGAAAGGGAACAGTTCGAGCAACAACATGGATGGAAGATTAAGAAGATGGAAGCTGGAGATCAATCTCTTGTTCATGACTATAATCCTGAAAAGCTTGAACcatcaccagttcaagatgagTATGCACCTGTTATTTTCTCCCAGGAAACTGTGAAGCATATCATATCTGTAGATATGATGTCTGGGAAG GAAGATCATGATAATATATTACGTTCCCGGGCAACAGGTAAGGGGGCTTTAACGTCCCCTTTTAAGCTTCTGAAGTCTAATCATCTTGGTGTGGTGCTTACGTTCACCGTGTATAAATATGATCTTCCTCCAAATGCGACACCAGAGGAGCGTATTCATGCTACAATGGG TTATCTTGGTGCCTCATTTGATGTTCCTTCTCTGGTGGATAAACTCCTAGAGCAACTCGCTAGCAAACAAAAGATAGTTGTTAAGTTATATGACACCACAAATCATACATCCCCTATTAAAATGTATGGTTCTGATTTCAGTTCATCTGGTGATCTGCAGCACATTAGTAACATTGATTTTGGTGACCCAACACGCAAACATGAAATGCATTGCAG ATTCAAGCATGAACCCCCACTGCCATGGTCTGCCATAACAATATCGACAGCTGTAGCTATAATTGTTTTGCTTGTTGGTCATATAATTTATGCAACTCTGAACTCCCTTGAAACGGCTGAACATGATTATAGGGTAATGAGAGAACTAAAAGGACAAGCTGAAGCTGCGGATGTTGCAAAGTCTCAG TTTCTAGCAACGGTTTCCCATGAGATTCGGACTCCAATGAATGGTGTTCTAG GTATGTTGCAGATGCTAATGGACACCGAACTTGATACAACTCAGCAGGATTTTGTTATTACTGCTCAAGAAAGTGGAAAGGCATTGATAAACTTGATAAATGAAGTCCTTGATCTGGCTAAGATAGAGTCAGGAAGGATTGAGTTGGAAGCAGTGCCTTTTGATATCCGTGATATTCTTGATAACGTGGTATCTCTATTCTATGAAAAATCACAGGTTAAAGGCATAGAG CTGGCCGTGCTTGTATCTGATCAGGTTCCAGATGTTCTAATTGGGGATCCATGGAGGTTTCGGCAAATCATTACAAATCTTGTGGGGAATTCTATGAAG TTTACTGAGCGAGGCCATATCTTCGTTCAAGTGCATTTGGTCGAGGAAGTAAAGAGGGCAGGAAACATTTTTTATGACGTTTCTGCTCAGAACAGAGAGGTTTTGGATGATCACGACAACATGATATGGAACACACTAAGTGGGCTTGAAGTAGCAGATAGCTGGAAGTCGTTTGACAATTTTAGGATGTTCAAACATTCAAGTGGTGAAACAGATAGAATTAACTTAGTTGTCAGAGTTGAGGACACTGGCATAGGAATAACAAAGGATGCTCAACTGCGTATTTTTACACCTTTCATGCAAGCTGACAGTTCCACCTCACGGACATATGGTGGAACTGGAATTGGCTTGAGTATTACAAAACGTTTGGTTGAATTGATGGGTGGAGAAATAGGGTTTACGAGTAAATCAGGAGTTGGCAGTACATTTTCTTTTACTGCCATTTTCAACGAGAACAGAAAAAGTCCTGGTGATATTAAAAGATATTATTTCGAACCTACTCCATCAGGTTTTCAAGGAATGAGGGCTCTTATTATTGATGGAAGGAATGCACGTGCAAATATTACTGTATACCATCTGCAGAGACTTGGAATACAGTGCAATCTTGTTGCCACATCTGAATCTGCATTCTCAATGCTGCTAGAAGCCTGCACCTCAAG CAAAAGCAATCCGAACATGGTCCTTGTTGATACAGAAGCTTGGGGTAATGGTTCAGGTTTTGCATTTTGTCGTCATCTTGTAGATCTTCAACTAAAGGGCTCACACAAGTCTTCTCAACCCGTGCCAAAGATTTTTCTTTTGGGAAACTCAATAAGCCCTGCAGAGTCTGATTATTTGAGGTTGACAGGATGTGGTGATTGCATAAGGAAACCCCTCCGCCTTAGTACTATTGCTGCATGTCTTCGCAAAACCTTAGGGATTGGGGTTACAAGGCCACACAGTAGAGATCAGTCTTTGGTTCTTCGTAGTGTACTAACTGGAAAACAGATTCTGGTTGTGGATGATAATGCAGTCAATCGTAAAGTTGCAGCTGGTTCTTTGAAGAAATATGGAGCTGTAGTTACATGTGTCGACAGTGGAAATGATGCAATTGATATGCTCAAGCCACCTCACACATTTGATGCTTGCTTCATGGATGTTCAGATGCCTGAAATGGATGG GTTTGAGGCTACGAGATTAATCCGATCCATAGAGAAAAAAATCAATGATATGATCCAGATGGGTGAAGTATCAGCTGATAATTATGGAAATAAGGCCCATTATTGGCATGTACCGATTTTGGCCATGACAGCAGATGTAATCCAAGCGACCTTTGAAAAATGTATGGAATGTGGAATGGATGGATATGTGTCAAAGCCATTTGACGAACAGCAACTCTACTCTGCTGTTGCTCATTTCTTAGAGACTGATACAACAGATCCAACTCCATAG
- the LOC120687503 gene encoding probable histidine kinase 5 isoform X2 yields the protein MAPNGAGECGGGCRRGKAAHAGAGAMAGFVVCFLVVWAIGGCGRSSSGRVADEEGMLGQFNLSKSQLQALVSILSSEERECMEKSGLIHDGNQVNSISSIPNTLCIQDKISDGKQNWLKDAILQQFCTVKDKYGVNSHAPAVLEDKFLQNVIQEDISSTTQGHPHECDLYAGINGVNVVHNIMSSSKHTVMLCLSALFGSIVISIVKTIHKRRIQSNKLCADEKVLQIPSAEISRKWSKRALLIGVLLGLCSSICIFSCMYADVVARGIENLSNMCDERARMLQDQFNVSMNHVHALAILVSTFHHGKNQSAIDQKTFEDFTARTTFERPLMSGVAYALKVLHSEREQFEQQHGWKIKKMEAGDQSLVHDYNPEKLEPSPVQDEYAPVIFSQETVKHIISVDMMSGKEDHDNILRSRATGKGALTSPFKLLKSNHLGVVLTFTVYKYDLPPNATPEERIHATMGYLGASFDVPSLVDKLLEQLASKQKIVVKLYDTTNHTSPIKMYGSDFSSSGDLQHISNIDFGDPTRKHEMHCRFKHEPPLPWSAITISTAVAIIVLLVGHIIYATLNSLETAEHDYRVMRELKGQAEAADVAKSQFLATVSHEIRTPMNGVLGMLQMLMDTELDTTQQDFVITAQESGKALINLINEVLDLAKIESGRIELEAVPFDIRDILDNVVSLFYEKSQVKGIEVPDVLIGDPWRFRQIITNLVGNSMKFTERGHIFVQVHLVEEVKRAGNIFYDVSAQNREVLDDHDNMIWNTLSGLEVADSWKSFDNFRMFKHSSGETDRINLVVRVEDTGIGITKDAQLRIFTPFMQADSSTSRTYGGTGIGLSITKRLVELMGGEIGFTSKSGVGSTFSFTAIFNENRKSPGDIKRYYFEPTPSGFQGMRALIIDGRNARANITVYHLQRLGIQCNLVATSESAFSMLLEACTSSKSNPNMVLVDTEAWGNGSGFAFCRHLVDLQLKGSHKSSQPVPKIFLLGNSISPAESDYLRLTGCGDCIRKPLRLSTIAACLRKTLGIGVTRPHSRDQSLVLRSVLTGKQILVVDDNAVNRKVAAGSLKKYGAVVTCVDSGNDAIDMLKPPHTFDACFMDVQMPEMDGFEATRLIRSIEKKINDMIQMGEVSADNYGNKAHYWHVPILAMTADVIQATFEKCMECGMDGYVSKPFDEQQLYSAVAHFLETDTTDPTP from the exons AGAGAATGTATGGAAAAATCTGGATTGATCCATGATGGGAATCAAGTCAATAGCATATCTAGTATCCCAAATACTCTTTGTATTCAAGATAAGATATCTGATGGAAAGCAGAATTGGTTGAAGGATGCCATTCTTCAACAATTCTGCACAGTTAAAGATAAATATGGGGTCAATAGTCATGCACCTGCGGTATTGGAAGATAAGTTCTTGCAAAATGTCATACAAGAAGACATTAGTTCTACCACACAAGGCCAT CCACATGAATGTGACCTATATGCTGGAATCAATGGCGTGAATGTGGTCCATAATATAATGTCAAGTTCCAAGCACACAGTGATGCTCTGTCTGTCTGCTTTATTTGGGAGCATTGTAATTTCAATTGTTAAAACTATTCACAAAAGAAGGATTCAATCAAACAAGCTGTGTGCGGATGAGAAAGTTCTCCAGATACCAAGTGCTGAAATAAGTCGGAAGTGGTCCAAGAGAGCTCTGCTTATTGGTGTCTTGCTTGGGCTTTGTAGCTCTATATGCATATTTTCATGCATGTATGCAGATGTTGTTGCTAGGGGAATTGAGAATCTTTCTAACATGTGCGATGAGAGAGCAAGGATGCTACAGGATCAGTTTAATGTAAGCATGAACCATGTGCATGCTTTGGCTATATTAGTCTCAACGTTTCACCATGGGAAGAATCAGTCTGCTATCGATCAG AAAACATTTGAGGACTTCACAGCAAGGACAACTTTTGAAAGGCCATTGATGAGTGGTGTGGCCTATGCACTGAAGGTATTACACAGTGAAAGGGAACAGTTCGAGCAACAACATGGATGGAAGATTAAGAAGATGGAAGCTGGAGATCAATCTCTTGTTCATGACTATAATCCTGAAAAGCTTGAACcatcaccagttcaagatgagTATGCACCTGTTATTTTCTCCCAGGAAACTGTGAAGCATATCATATCTGTAGATATGATGTCTGGGAAG GAAGATCATGATAATATATTACGTTCCCGGGCAACAGGTAAGGGGGCTTTAACGTCCCCTTTTAAGCTTCTGAAGTCTAATCATCTTGGTGTGGTGCTTACGTTCACCGTGTATAAATATGATCTTCCTCCAAATGCGACACCAGAGGAGCGTATTCATGCTACAATGGG TTATCTTGGTGCCTCATTTGATGTTCCTTCTCTGGTGGATAAACTCCTAGAGCAACTCGCTAGCAAACAAAAGATAGTTGTTAAGTTATATGACACCACAAATCATACATCCCCTATTAAAATGTATGGTTCTGATTTCAGTTCATCTGGTGATCTGCAGCACATTAGTAACATTGATTTTGGTGACCCAACACGCAAACATGAAATGCATTGCAG ATTCAAGCATGAACCCCCACTGCCATGGTCTGCCATAACAATATCGACAGCTGTAGCTATAATTGTTTTGCTTGTTGGTCATATAATTTATGCAACTCTGAACTCCCTTGAAACGGCTGAACATGATTATAGGGTAATGAGAGAACTAAAAGGACAAGCTGAAGCTGCGGATGTTGCAAAGTCTCAG TTTCTAGCAACGGTTTCCCATGAGATTCGGACTCCAATGAATGGTGTTCTAG GTATGTTGCAGATGCTAATGGACACCGAACTTGATACAACTCAGCAGGATTTTGTTATTACTGCTCAAGAAAGTGGAAAGGCATTGATAAACTTGATAAATGAAGTCCTTGATCTGGCTAAGATAGAGTCAGGAAGGATTGAGTTGGAAGCAGTGCCTTTTGATATCCGTGATATTCTTGATAACGTGGTATCTCTATTCTATGAAAAATCACAGGTTAAAGGCATAGAG GTTCCAGATGTTCTAATTGGGGATCCATGGAGGTTTCGGCAAATCATTACAAATCTTGTGGGGAATTCTATGAAG TTTACTGAGCGAGGCCATATCTTCGTTCAAGTGCATTTGGTCGAGGAAGTAAAGAGGGCAGGAAACATTTTTTATGACGTTTCTGCTCAGAACAGAGAGGTTTTGGATGATCACGACAACATGATATGGAACACACTAAGTGGGCTTGAAGTAGCAGATAGCTGGAAGTCGTTTGACAATTTTAGGATGTTCAAACATTCAAGTGGTGAAACAGATAGAATTAACTTAGTTGTCAGAGTTGAGGACACTGGCATAGGAATAACAAAGGATGCTCAACTGCGTATTTTTACACCTTTCATGCAAGCTGACAGTTCCACCTCACGGACATATGGTGGAACTGGAATTGGCTTGAGTATTACAAAACGTTTGGTTGAATTGATGGGTGGAGAAATAGGGTTTACGAGTAAATCAGGAGTTGGCAGTACATTTTCTTTTACTGCCATTTTCAACGAGAACAGAAAAAGTCCTGGTGATATTAAAAGATATTATTTCGAACCTACTCCATCAGGTTTTCAAGGAATGAGGGCTCTTATTATTGATGGAAGGAATGCACGTGCAAATATTACTGTATACCATCTGCAGAGACTTGGAATACAGTGCAATCTTGTTGCCACATCTGAATCTGCATTCTCAATGCTGCTAGAAGCCTGCACCTCAAG CAAAAGCAATCCGAACATGGTCCTTGTTGATACAGAAGCTTGGGGTAATGGTTCAGGTTTTGCATTTTGTCGTCATCTTGTAGATCTTCAACTAAAGGGCTCACACAAGTCTTCTCAACCCGTGCCAAAGATTTTTCTTTTGGGAAACTCAATAAGCCCTGCAGAGTCTGATTATTTGAGGTTGACAGGATGTGGTGATTGCATAAGGAAACCCCTCCGCCTTAGTACTATTGCTGCATGTCTTCGCAAAACCTTAGGGATTGGGGTTACAAGGCCACACAGTAGAGATCAGTCTTTGGTTCTTCGTAGTGTACTAACTGGAAAACAGATTCTGGTTGTGGATGATAATGCAGTCAATCGTAAAGTTGCAGCTGGTTCTTTGAAGAAATATGGAGCTGTAGTTACATGTGTCGACAGTGGAAATGATGCAATTGATATGCTCAAGCCACCTCACACATTTGATGCTTGCTTCATGGATGTTCAGATGCCTGAAATGGATGG GTTTGAGGCTACGAGATTAATCCGATCCATAGAGAAAAAAATCAATGATATGATCCAGATGGGTGAAGTATCAGCTGATAATTATGGAAATAAGGCCCATTATTGGCATGTACCGATTTTGGCCATGACAGCAGATGTAATCCAAGCGACCTTTGAAAAATGTATGGAATGTGGAATGGATGGATATGTGTCAAAGCCATTTGACGAACAGCAACTCTACTCTGCTGTTGCTCATTTCTTAGAGACTGATACAACAGATCCAACTCCATAG